In the Oryza glaberrima chromosome 6, OglaRS2, whole genome shotgun sequence genome, one interval contains:
- the LOC127775592 gene encoding uncharacterized protein At2g39795, mitochondrial-like has product MSSSASRAASLLRRTSSALSRRCAHSSSAAAPSRPPVPLPRFRAAAAAAAASSSPSSGITSRRFLASKSPSSSSPSKASADENLVRVIDSEIECIVQSEEGAASAKQIDLPEDFPFEIIDNPGDQSITLKREIAGETIKATVYTNFDTQDLNEDGDDNENNEESFKPAIQMVVTIEKPEASILEFECHFNDDELAIESMRMLDQNNSDAENLYVGPTFQDLDESLQKALHRYLEVRGIKHSLHDWLCEYMMSKDEKEYLVWLKSMKEFVGN; this is encoded by the exons atgtcgtcgtcggcgtcgcgcgccgccagcctcctccgccgcacatCCTCCGCCCTGTCCCGCCGCTGCGcccactcctcctccgccgccgcgccgtcccgccCGCCCGTTCCGCTCCCACGtttccgcgccgccgccgccgccgccgccgcctcctcctcgccgtcctctgGGATCACCTCCCGCCGCTTCCTCGCGTCGAaatccccgtcgtcgtcgtcgccctccaAGGCCTCCGCCGACGAGAACCTGGTGCGGGTCATCGACTCCGAGATCGAGTGCATTGTCCAGTcggaggagggcgccgcctccgcgaag CAAATTGATCTACCAGAAGACTTCCCTTTTGAGATAATCGACAATCCTGGTGACCAATCCATAACACTCAAAAGAGAAATTGCAGGAGAGACTATTAAAGCTACTGTCTACACAAACTTTGATACACAAGATTTGAATGAGGATGGCGATGATAATGAGAACAATGAGGAATCTTTTAAGCCAGCAATCCAGATGGTTGTCACTATTGAGAAACCAGAAGCCTCCATCTTGGAATTTGAATGCCACTTCAATGATGATGAACTGGCAATTGAAAGTATGAGGATGCTGGATCAAAATAATAGTGATGCGGAGAATTTGTATGTGGGACCGACATTTCA GGATCTTGATGAGAGCTTGCAGAAGGCCTTGCACCGGTATCTCGAAGTGAGGGGAATCAAGCACTCACTGCATGACTGGCTGTGCGAGTACATGATGAGCAAGGATGAGAAGGAGTATCTGGTTTGGTTGAAGAGCATGAAAGAATTCGTTGGGAATTGA